A single genomic interval of Nitratidesulfovibrio sp. SRB-5 harbors:
- a CDS encoding HDOD domain-containing protein, with translation MGLETQGGCARDVQEIAEEAVARRFRLSGTAHPLLVLLRRRAVEALARTLCAGASCELPAPRMPLPPEVIHEAHSGLAPGDLDGLAERARLPALPQVFLELQHAMEREEPSYEELAAIISKDPRLAASLLRLVNGPLFGFRAPVETVSRAVAAAGTRRVTSLALGTFVLGLFRERPPHVVNLHDFWLHSVATALMARALATRMGRDDPERYFVAGLLHDIGWLAICAVWPAGAERVLDRCRDQGESLTVAERAELGMTHGEMGAALLRRWNLPPVLVNAVQAHHDPSTFPASDEALLVHLADEAVKAFGIGGTGDDCVQPLDADALAALPISAHDLDAACEVLLEGVDEMYAVLGAGVRS, from the coding sequence ATGGGATTGGAAACGCAGGGCGGTTGCGCCCGCGATGTGCAGGAGATAGCCGAGGAGGCCGTGGCGCGGCGGTTCCGGCTTTCCGGTACGGCGCACCCGCTGTTGGTGCTGCTGCGGCGCAGGGCGGTGGAGGCGCTGGCCCGGACACTGTGCGCCGGTGCTTCGTGCGAATTGCCCGCCCCGCGCATGCCCCTGCCGCCAGAGGTGATCCACGAGGCCCACAGCGGCCTGGCCCCCGGCGACCTGGACGGGTTGGCCGAGCGCGCCCGCCTGCCCGCCCTGCCGCAGGTGTTTCTGGAATTGCAGCACGCCATGGAGCGCGAGGAACCCTCGTACGAGGAACTTGCGGCCATCATTTCCAAGGATCCGCGTCTGGCCGCCTCGCTGCTGCGGCTGGTCAACGGGCCGCTGTTCGGCTTTCGGGCACCGGTGGAAACGGTGAGCCGGGCGGTGGCGGCGGCGGGCACCCGCCGGGTGACCTCGCTGGCCCTGGGTACCTTTGTGCTGGGGCTGTTTCGCGAGCGCCCTCCCCACGTGGTCAACCTGCACGATTTCTGGCTGCATTCGGTGGCCACCGCGCTCATGGCGCGGGCTCTGGCCACCCGCATGGGCCGCGACGATCCGGAACGCTATTTCGTGGCGGGGCTGCTGCACGACATCGGCTGGCTGGCCATTTGCGCCGTGTGGCCCGCCGGGGCGGAACGGGTGCTGGACCGTTGCCGCGATCAGGGGGAAAGCCTGACCGTGGCGGAGCGGGCGGAACTGGGCATGACCCACGGCGAAATGGGCGCGGCGCTGCTGCGGCGCTGGAATCTGCCGCCCGTGCTGGTGAATGCGGTGCAGGCACATCATGATCCGTCCACGTTCCCGGCCAGTGACGAGGCCCTGCTGGTGCACCTGGCCGACGAGGCGGTGAAGGCCTTCGGCATTGGCGGCACCGGCGACGATTGCGTGCAGCCGCTGGATGCGGATGCCCTGGCCGCGCTGCCCATTTCGGCGCACGATCTGGACGCCGCCTGCGAGGTGCTGCTGGAAGGTGTGGACGAGATGTACGCCGTGCTGGGGGCCGGAGTCAGGAGCTGA
- a CDS encoding CotH kinase family protein, which translates to MSISTTRPNSPPQGDGTAPPSGPPRVPHGPGAPRIPLWAAALFVAALLCAGLLLERSAFIRQYRAVSLHIATGKDSLGSPRKRHLLTELGLPDVHAMAPENTAHTSALLEQARRDADPAMVASGWPVFAVRTDEANLSAPQSGIVANSKERGREWEHPAAVVYYRDGKEQMASGVGLRLHGGGSRHLGIGYRLYFRSSYGASAQPADLFFPDAEGSLKRLVLRKEKTTSPGFINMLGLDIMGMLGAETPRFMPAVFSMNGKDMGLSLVSEHIADAHWKRRLGHDNFLLYSIRKGNDRAEFAALRELYLWIRLMPAPLTMQQAERRMDMRSMCAVIFGAVYMGENDWDQGAFLLDKNQPKPRWINIAWDLDEAFQRLVPGGPLDQRPGWKYAMDEKKAVRMRLFLRLWEESPEFRDFFLHFVTHALNHTLNEAARERLFARYEALDRQAGNTMFDLDLARRLLANRADEVLEETVRDLKAPRWHTVRVNAPGPVRIDGESDYTDYTGRYFEGQRITVAPPAEGCARLLHWEVDGVPREAGQLDVSVHSPLHIRAVCANG; encoded by the coding sequence ATGTCTATTTCGACCACGCGGCCCAATAGCCCGCCGCAGGGAGACGGCACGGCGCCGCCATCCGGCCCACCCCGCGTGCCCCACGGCCCCGGCGCTCCCCGCATCCCGCTGTGGGCGGCGGCGCTGTTCGTTGCCGCCCTGCTGTGCGCCGGGCTGCTGCTGGAGCGTTCGGCCTTCATCCGGCAGTACCGCGCCGTGTCGCTGCACATCGCCACCGGCAAGGATTCGCTGGGCTCTCCCCGCAAGCGGCACCTGTTGACGGAACTGGGCCTGCCCGATGTGCACGCGATGGCCCCGGAAAACACGGCCCACACCTCGGCATTGCTGGAACAGGCCCGCCGCGACGCAGACCCGGCCATGGTGGCCAGCGGCTGGCCTGTGTTCGCCGTGCGCACCGATGAAGCCAACCTGAGCGCCCCGCAATCGGGCATTGTCGCCAATTCCAAGGAACGCGGCCGGGAATGGGAACATCCCGCAGCAGTGGTCTACTACCGCGACGGCAAGGAACAAATGGCCTCGGGCGTGGGTCTGCGCCTGCACGGCGGTGGTTCGCGCCATCTCGGCATCGGCTACCGCCTCTATTTCCGTAGTTCGTACGGCGCCTCCGCACAGCCCGCCGACCTGTTCTTTCCCGATGCCGAAGGCTCGCTGAAACGGCTGGTGCTGCGCAAGGAAAAGACCACCAGCCCCGGCTTCATCAACATGCTGGGGCTGGACATCATGGGCATGCTGGGCGCGGAAACACCCCGGTTCATGCCTGCCGTCTTTTCGATGAACGGCAAGGACATGGGCCTTTCGCTGGTCAGCGAGCACATTGCCGACGCCCACTGGAAGCGCAGGCTGGGGCACGACAACTTCCTGCTCTACTCCATCCGCAAGGGCAACGACCGGGCGGAATTCGCCGCTCTGCGCGAACTGTACCTGTGGATCCGCCTGATGCCCGCCCCCCTGACCATGCAGCAGGCCGAGCGCCGTATGGACATGCGCAGCATGTGCGCCGTCATCTTTGGCGCGGTGTACATGGGCGAAAACGACTGGGACCAGGGGGCCTTCCTGCTGGACAAGAACCAGCCCAAGCCGCGCTGGATCAACATCGCCTGGGATCTGGACGAGGCCTTCCAGCGTCTTGTTCCCGGCGGGCCGCTGGACCAGCGCCCCGGCTGGAAATACGCCATGGACGAAAAAAAGGCCGTGCGCATGCGCCTGTTCCTGCGGCTGTGGGAAGAATCGCCGGAATTCCGCGACTTTTTCCTGCATTTCGTCACCCACGCGCTGAACCACACCCTGAACGAAGCGGCCCGCGAGCGACTGTTCGCCCGGTACGAAGCCCTGGACCGCCAGGCGGGGAACACCATGTTCGACCTTGACCTGGCCCGCCGCCTGCTGGCCAACCGGGCCGACGAGGTGCTGGAAGAAACCGTGCGCGACCTGAAGGCGCCCCGCTGGCATACGGTGCGGGTAAACGCCCCCGGACCGGTGCGCATCGACGGTGAATCCGACTACACCGACTACACCGGGCGCTACTTCGAGGGGCAGCGGATTACCGTGGCTCCGCCTGCGGAAGGCTGTGCCAGACTACTGCACTGGGAGGTGGACGGTGTCCCCCGCGAGGCGGGCCAACTGGACGTAAGCGTGCACTCCCCCCTGCACATCCGCGCCGTCTGCGCAAACGGCTGA
- a CDS encoding DUF4956 domain-containing protein gives MVESLFEVLGGAYQALVSVTGFGSKQAADIGAGTFLLALLISLLTSQYTALLYSRFYESRGTGSLVHRSFLLLGPSITAIFICVQFSLPLSLGLLGALSIIRFRTPIKEPEEVGFIMVNIATAICCATLNIVILALFLGVITAGLAVAHRFRRGRVARRSGTAVIAYPSTEREADAALLPALRDSLPELTVASISGDGERRTIIATFARSDEPLVQRLTTLASGVAPSAEINVYFDHAAQ, from the coding sequence ATGGTTGAATCACTCTTCGAAGTTCTTGGCGGCGCCTACCAGGCGCTGGTATCCGTCACCGGCTTCGGCTCCAAGCAGGCTGCGGACATCGGCGCGGGCACCTTCCTGCTGGCCCTGCTCATCTCCCTGCTCACCTCTCAGTACACCGCGCTGCTGTATTCGCGATTCTACGAAAGCCGGGGCACGGGCAGCCTGGTGCACCGCAGCTTCCTGCTGCTGGGGCCGTCCATCACCGCCATCTTCATCTGCGTGCAGTTCTCGCTGCCGCTGTCCCTGGGCCTTCTGGGCGCCCTGTCCATCATCCGCTTCCGTACCCCCATCAAGGAGCCGGAAGAGGTGGGCTTCATCATGGTCAACATCGCCACGGCCATCTGCTGCGCCACCCTGAACATCGTCATCCTGGCGCTGTTCCTGGGCGTGATCACGGCAGGGCTGGCGGTGGCGCACCGCTTTCGGCGGGGCCGCGTGGCGCGGCGCAGCGGCACGGCGGTCATCGCCTACCCGTCCACCGAGCGCGAGGCCGATGCGGCCCTGCTGCCCGCCCTGCGCGACAGCCTGCCGGAACTGACCGTGGCCAGCATTTCAGGTGACGGCGAACGGCGCACCATCATCGCCACCTTCGCCCGTTCCGACGAGCCCCTGGTGCAACGCCTGACCACACTGGCCAGCGGCGTTGCCCCCAGCGCGGAAATCAATGTCTATTTCGACCACGCGGCCCAATAG
- a CDS encoding VTC domain-containing protein gives MSNEIKYTFAPAFARAVVDLLGAACRPDPAFPAADVFSLYYDTPARDLLEEKRNSDYLKTKIRCRWYGAVRGTTMERAVFLEAKRKEGAARDKARVLLPLDGATLWNTPLTDPLLCRLPEHLAEAGIPFPRPIFPMFILRYTRHRFIDPATGARIAVDTGIHVPRANPAFIARHNPTPLPVAVLEVKGSLREMPRSLHAVSTFHFRRETFSKYLACHDMLFCSTGIPGGYTCFAPAAPPRDHA, from the coding sequence GTGAGCAACGAGATAAAATACACCTTCGCCCCGGCCTTCGCCCGTGCGGTCGTGGACCTTTTGGGCGCGGCATGCCGCCCCGACCCCGCGTTTCCTGCGGCGGACGTCTTTTCGCTCTACTACGACACGCCCGCGCGCGATCTGCTGGAAGAAAAGCGCAACAGCGACTACCTGAAGACCAAGATACGCTGCCGCTGGTACGGCGCCGTGCGGGGCACGACCATGGAGCGGGCGGTGTTCCTGGAGGCCAAGCGCAAGGAAGGCGCCGCGCGCGACAAGGCCCGCGTGCTGCTGCCCCTGGACGGGGCCACCCTGTGGAACACCCCGCTGACCGATCCCTTGCTGTGCCGCCTGCCGGAACACCTGGCCGAAGCGGGCATCCCCTTTCCCCGGCCCATCTTTCCCATGTTCATCCTGCGCTACACCCGCCACCGTTTCATCGATCCGGCAACCGGGGCACGCATCGCCGTGGACACGGGCATTCACGTGCCCCGCGCCAACCCTGCCTTCATCGCCCGGCACAACCCCACGCCCCTGCCCGTGGCCGTGCTGGAGGTAAAGGGCAGCCTGCGCGAAATGCCGCGCTCGCTGCATGCCGTAAGCACCTTCCACTTCCGGCGGGAAACGTTTTCCAAGTACCTCGCATGCCATGACATGCTGTTCTGTTCCACGGGCATACCCGGCGGCTACACCTGTTTCGCGCCTGCCGCGCCGCCCCGCGACCACGCCTGA